One genomic region from Rattus norvegicus strain BN/NHsdMcwi chromosome 10, GRCr8, whole genome shotgun sequence encodes:
- the Msantd5l1 gene encoding putative uncharacterized protein MSANTD5: MQREANQGESLENTEESNVGKSVKEEEQRPSGRSRSSWTDSEIRVFLQEWEVVEQEMGQPGRKLHKKTKSLCQRLYQQGLKKSWKSCFHLLLSLQDLHRTLCNERPGIEPLFSPYSEALYRILGSTPHESWFPGPLYDEADDSMLPVYPQPPMYQPSDYGITVPSAQLQGNPVPMMCQEDSPFPTWEPWNPSYPLSVPHLLPGFAPGDPSLQQPWSMCDLHQDPQ; the protein is encoded by the exons ATGCAG AGAGAAGCAAACCAAGGTGAAAGTTTGGAAAACACCGAAGAATCCAATGTGGGAAAGAGTgtgaaggaggaagaacaaaggCCCTCAG GTCGTTCCCGTAGCTCATGGACCGACTCTGAAATCAGGGTCTTCCTGCAGGAGTGGGAAGTAGTCGAACAGGAAATGGGCCAACCAGGCAGGAagctccacaagaagaccaagtcTCTTTGCCAGCGCCTCTATCAGCAGGGCCTGAAGAAGAGCTGGAAAAGCTGTTTCCACCTGCTGCTGAGCCTGCAGGACCTGCACAGGACGCTCTGCAATGAGAGACCAGGGATTGAACCCTTGTTTTCTCCTTATTCAGAGGCTCTGTACAGGATCCTGGGCTCCACTCCCCATGAAAGCTGGTTCCCAG gTCCTCTCTACGATGAGGCTGATGACTCCATGCTCCCTGTGTACCCTCAACCTCCCATGTACCAGCCTTCAGATTATGGCATCACTGTTCCTTCTGCACAGCTTCAAGGGAACCCAGTGCCAATGATGTGCCAGGAGGATTCCCCGTTTCCCACATGGGAGCCCTGGAATCCCAGCTATCCACTGTCAGTTCCACACCTACTTCCTGGCTTTGCCCCAGGAGACCCCAGCCTCCAGCAGCCATGGTCAATGTGTGATTTACACCAAGATCCCCAATGA